In the genome of bacterium, the window CCGCCCGGGGGGCGGCTTCACCGGGAAGCGGATTCCCGGTGAAGCCGCCGGACGGTGGCCGCGATCCCCTTGCTATGGCACGAACGAGAGCTTGATCGCGAGCGGTGCGGAACCGGCGCTCAGCCTTGCCACGTAGACGCCGCCCGGCAGCGCGCGGCCCGCATCGTCGCGCCCGTCCCAGATGACGGAGGCGGGACCGGCCGGGCGCGACTCGTCCAAAAGGCCGCGCACCCGGCGGCCGCGGGCGTCGAAAACGACCAGGGTCGCGCGGGCGGGGGCCGACAGCAGGAACGAGATC includes:
- a CDS encoding FlgD immunoglobulin-like domain containing protein, with the protein product ISFLLSAPARATLVVFDARGRRVRGLLDESRPAGPASVIWDGRDDAGRALPGGVYVARLSAGSAPLAIKLSFVP